The Gemmatimonadota bacterium genome segment ACATGCCGGCGTTGAGACCTTCTTCGATGCCGGGGATCGTGTCATCGACCTTGACACAGGCTGCAAAGGGATACACGCCCAGTTGCATGGCATTTTGCACACACATCCACGGTGCTGGGCGGCCTTCGGGTACGTCGGTCGCACATACGGTTGCGTCGGGTTCGTAACCTCGTTTTTTGGCTTCTTCCTGCAATAGTGCCATCATTTCGCCTGTATATCCGGTGGTTGATCCTATTTTTAATCCGCGCTTGCGAAATGCGGCAACTGCTTCCAGTGTACCGGGAATCAAGTCGGCGTATTCAGCCAGACAACTCAGTTGCAAGGGTACAAATGCTTCAAACATCTCGTCGATATCCGATTCCTCCGGTGGTCGATTGTAGGTATCTTCCCAGCGCTGGTGTACAGATTCGATTTGAGATATTTTGCGAATGTGGACTTTCTTGTGCGCCCCCATCGGTGCACGCGCCTCGGCCATGCTGATAGGCACTCGCATGCGTTCGTACACCTGGCGAAAGACTACGGCGGGCGCGTAACATCCGTAATCCATTGTGGTTCCCGCCCAATCTAACAAAATGGCTTTCAGCGCACCGCGATATGTACGTCGAAAATAAAAATCCATTTTCTGTC includes the following:
- a CDS encoding phosphonoacetaldehyde hydrolase, which gives rise to MDFYFRRTYRGALKAILLDWAGTTMDYGCYAPAVVFRQVYERMRVPISMAEARAPMGAHKKVHIRKISQIESVHQRWEDTYNRPPEESDIDEMFEAFVPLQLSCLAEYADLIPGTLEAVAAFRKRGLKIGSTTGYTGEMMALLQEEAKKRGYEPDATVCATDVPEGRPAPWMCVQNAMQLGVYPFAACVKVDDTIPGIEEGLNAGMWTIGLAKTGNEIGLNEEEINRLDPEVLQTQLEAVYQRMHQSGAHYVVDGIWDVPAVLDDIQSRLTRGDCP